Proteins from a single region of Juglans microcarpa x Juglans regia isolate MS1-56 chromosome 5S, Jm3101_v1.0, whole genome shotgun sequence:
- the LOC121268611 gene encoding putative pentatricopeptide repeat-containing protein At3g11460, mitochondrial encodes MTVPQSLVSRTTKLLNLQSTKTTGASTVTTIPWNAHLREMANQCQFVHALTLYRQMLRSGDSPDVFTFPFVLKSCAALSLPISGAQLHCHVIKTGCKHEPFVQSSLISMYARCSSVQYARKVFDENGESSNRTDCYNALISGYTFNSRFHDGFALFRKMREAGVSVNSVTMLGLVPLCTLPVHLCLGLCLHGCCVKFGLDTQSSVANCLLTMYVKCGAIDYALELFNAMSNKDLITWNAMISGYAQNGLATQVLELYHKMKLSDVHPDPVTFVGVLSSCTYLGAQKFGTEVERQIQSSGFGSNPFLCNALINMYSRCGNLEKGRSIFDHLREKSVVSWTAIIGGYGMHGHGEIAVQLFDEMVRTGIRPDKAAFVSVLSACSHAGLTDKGLDYFAAMEMNYGLQPEPMHYSCVVDLLGRAGRLMEAKELIESMQVKPDGPVWGALLGACKIHKNVQLAELAFEQVMELDPTNIGYYVLLSNIYCEAENLEGVLKVRAMMRKRKLKKDPGYSYVEYEGRVHLFLAGDRTHPQTEEIYRMLDDLENLVKELGGFYKNDRERRNEELMSGMGVHSEKLAIAFGLLNTRPGTEIVVIKNLRICENCHQFIKLVSKVVDRQFVVRDATRFHHFKNGTCSCKDYW; translated from the coding sequence ACAGTCACAACCATCCCATGGAACGCTCACCTAAGAGAAATGGCAAATCAATGCCAATTCGTCCATGCCCTCACCCTCTACCGCCAAATGCTCCGCTCTGGCGACTCACCCGATGTCTTCACCTTCCCTTTCGTTCTCAAATCCTGCGCCGCCCTCTCTCTCCCAATCTCCGGCGCACAGCTCCACTGCCACGTTATCAAAACCGGGTGCAAACACGAACCCTTCGTGCAATCTTCATTGATTTCGATGTACGCCAGATGCTCCTCTGTTCAGTATGCACGCAAAGTGTTCGATGAAAACGGTGAATCAAGTAATCGAACTGATTGTTACAATGCTCTGATATCTGGATATACGTTTAACTCGAGATTTCATGATGGGTTCGCGTTGTTTCGTAAGATGAGGGAGGCAGGTGTCTCGGTTAATTCAGTTACGATGTTGGGGCTAGTACCTTTGTGTACGCTTCCCGTGCATTTGTGTCTTGGGTTGTGTCTTCACGGTTGCTGTGTTAAGTTTGGGTTGGACACTCAAAGCTCTGTAGCAAACTGTTTGCTGACAATGTATGTGAAATGTGGGGCAATTGATTATGCGCTAGAGTTGTTCAATGCGATGTCTAATAAGGATTTAATTACTTGGAATGCAATGATTTCTGGGTATGCTCAAAATGGGTTGGCTACCCAGGTTTTGGAGCTTTATCATAAGATGAAGTTGAGTGACGTTCATCCTGACCCTGTGACATTTGTTGGGGTTCTCTCATCTTGCACTTACCTTGGTGCCCAAAAGTTTGGTACTGAGGTAGAACGTCAGATACAGAGCAGTGGATTCGGTTCCAACCCTTTTTTGTGCAATGCCCTGATTAACATGTATTCTAGATGTGGTAATTTGGAAAAGGGTCGCAGTATATTTGACCATTTGCGTGAGAAAAGTGTAGTTTCATGGACAGCGATCATAGGTGGGTATGGAATGCATGGACATGGAGAAATTGCGGTGCAGCTCTTTGATGAAATGGTTAGGACAGGAATTAGACCCGATAAAGCAGCTTTTGTGAGTGTTTTGTCTGCGTGTAGTCATGCTGGACTAACTGATAAAGGCTTGGATTATTTTGCTGCAATGGAGATGAATTATGGGTTGCAGCCAGAACCAATGCACTACTCTTGTGTGGTGGATCTTTTAGGCCGGGCCGGTCGACTCATGGAAGCTAAGGAGCTTATTGAGTCAATGCAGGTGAAGCCTGATGGTCCAGTTTGGGGGGCCCTTTTGGGTGCCtgtaaaatccataaaaatgtACAGCTAGCAGAATTGGCTTTTGAACAAGTCATGGAGCTCGATCCTACGAATATCGGTTATTATGTTTTGTTATCAAATATATACTGTGAAGCGGAGAATTTGGAGGGAGTCTTAAAGGTTCGGGCAATGATGAGAAAGCGAAAGCTCAAAAAGGACCCTGGCTATAGCTATGTTGAATATGAAGGGAGAGTTCACCTTTTCTTGGCTGGGGATAGAACTCACCCTCAAACAGAGGAGATATATAGAATGTTGGATGACTTGGAAAATCTAGTAAAGGAACTTGGTGGGTTTTATAAGAATGAtcgagaaagaagaaatgaagaactTATGAGTGGCATGGGAGTGCACAGTGAAAAGCTTGCAATTGCATTTGGGCTCTTAAATACTCGACCAGGGACAGAGATTGTTGTGATAAAGAACCTGAGGATCTGTGAAAATTGTCACCAGTTTATAAAGTTGGTTAGCAAGGTCGTGGATAGGCAGTTCGTTGTTAGAGATGCAACTCGTTTCCATCATTTCAAGAACGGGACCTGTTCTTGCAAAGATTATTGGTGA
- the LOC121267913 gene encoding uncharacterized protein LOC121267913 encodes MADVIEAYVKALGKGFSAAPFKTFTIRFRTAAMERGIRLPGHSDSEIVNIGVDTFDDPKAICAFSLLELTHSHYAAIYIEKDRRRTGGKGTLPMKLTVRRTIPHVEDECVSGTEAVVAIGGLTSLSDPGF; translated from the exons ATGGCTGATGTGATT GAGGCATATGTAAAAGCCTTGGGGAAGGGATTCTCTGCTGCACCTTTTAAGACCTTTACGATTCGGTTTAGGACTGCTGCCATGGAAAGGGGCATTCGTCTTCCTGGGCATAGTGATTCTGAG ATTGTTAATATAGGTGTTGATACTTTTGATGACCCCAAGGCAATTTGTGCTTTTAGCCTTTTGGAGTTGACACATTCTCATTATGCCGCCATTTACATTGAAAAGGATAGAAGAAGAACTGGAG GTAAAGGGACCCTTCCAATGAAATTGACAGTACGAAGAACCATTCCACATGTTGAGGATGAATGTGTTTCTGGAACTGAAGCCGTCGTAGCAATAGGTGGCTTGACTAGCCTCTCTGACCCTGGATTCTAA
- the LOC121268462 gene encoding probable small nuclear ribonucleoprotein G yields the protein MSRSGQPPDLKKYMDKKLQIKLNANRMVVGTLRGFDQFMNLVIDNTVEVNGNDKNDIGMVVIRGNSVVTVEALEPVNRN from the exons ATGAGCAGATCGGGCCAGCCTCCAGATCTCAAGAA ATATATGGACAAGAAGCTTCAGA TCAAGTTAAATGCAAATCGAATGGTCGTTGGTACGCTTCGTGGTTTTGACCAGTTTATGAACCTAGTGATTGACAACACTGTGGAAGTGAATGgcaatgataaaaatgatatagGCATGGTG GTTATCAGAGGAAATAGTGTGGTCACTGTTGAGGCTCTTGAACCAGTAAACAGAAATTAG
- the LOC121267316 gene encoding auxin-responsive protein SAUR15-like, producing the protein MMGKKMVSFKKLAKKVKVLGRVAQELTLREYLLKEFEEASLSPKTPTGFFAVYVGEERQRFVVPTSFLSHPLFKMLLEKSYNEFGFEQSTGLVVPCSVSTFQEVLNAVECSNGKFDFGKLVEEFI; encoded by the coding sequence ATGATGGGTAAGAAAATGGTGTCTTTCAAGAAACTAGCAAAGAAGGTAAAGGTTCTGGGTAGAGTTGCTCAGGAACTAACACTTCGTGAATATTTGCTCAAGGAATTTGAGGAAGCTTCTCTTTCTCCCAAAACGCCAACAGGTTTCTTTGCGGTATATGTAGGAGAGGAGCGTCAAAGGTTTGTGGTTCCAACCAGCTTTCTCTCGCACCCATTGTTCAAGATGTTGTTGGAGAAATCATACAACGAGTTTGGGTTCGAGCAGAGCACTGGCCTGGTAGTTCCATGCAGCGTGTCTACTTTCCAAGAGGTCTTAAACGCTGTAGAATGCAGCAATGGGAAGTTTGACTTTGGGAAACTGGTTGAGGAGTTCATTTAG
- the LOC121268482 gene encoding kinesin-like protein KIN-5C produces the protein MSGRHEKEKGVNVQVLLRCRPFSDEELRSNAPQVITCNEYSREVSVSQNIAGKHLDRVFTFDKVFGPSAQQKDLYEQAVIPIVNEVLEGFNCTIFAYGQTGTGKTYTMEGECKRSKSGPNGELPPEAGVITRAVKQIFDTLEGQNAEYSVKVTFLELYNEEITDLLAPEELSRVASEDKTKKQLPLMEDGKGGVLVRGLEEEIVTSASEIFTLLERGSAKRRTAETLLNKQSSRSHSLFSITIHIKEATPEGEELIKCGKLNLVDLAGSENISRSGAREGRAREAGEINKSLLTLGRVINALVEHLGHIPYRDSKLTRLLRDSLGGRTKTCIIATVSPAVHCLEETLSTLDYAHRAKNIKNKPEVNQKMMKSTLIKDLYGEIERLKAEVYAAREKNGVYIPKERYHQEESEKKAMVDQIEQMGIMLETHQKQLEELHDKHNFQILQCSDLSHKLDVTEKNLNQTRKLLANSEEELKKCQYALTEKNFVISEQRKAENALAHQACVLRSDLEKALQDNASLFSKIGREDKLNADNRLVVNNFQDELAQQIGSLCNLVETSLSEQKEHLLSVEKLSHSFTGIHEKAVVDVKEKITTLRALYLSHIEAVQNVVRLHKAGSNAGLEQISSLAASNAHSIEELLASEACEAASIFNDLQSTLSSHQGEMAVFARELRQRFNVSVEQTRDISDFSQGFLQKLLEESKRLANYAVQADEIHVRSVAEFQKAYEEQSKSEADKLIADVTSLVTYHIQRQKKLVDTRLVDLKESAIANKAFLDGHVLSMEGITTDAKRKWQTFSTLAENDANDSAEYSAAKHCRMEVLLKQCVNTAESAFEHSKRTHVCVNEMGNKHVSAMVSLVRSASDSNEQHDVEISSARLAAEQDVSRNCEETLQHVDSVSEQEQSSISGILEIVKAHQNILQVFREDHSGQAACIEEKAQNTFQQRYMDYEPSGTTPTRCEQEVPSKGTIESLRAMPMEALIEEFRENHSHVSFDGKESKPSLIPRSPLIQLN, from the exons ATGTCCGGCCGCCACGAGAAAGAGAAGGGCGTAAATGTTCAGGTGCTTCTTCGTTGCAG GCCGTTTAGCGATGAAGAGCTCCGGAGCAATGCACCGCAGGTCATTACTTGCAATGAGTACAGTAGAGAAGTGTCAGTGTCACAAAACATTGCCGGAAAGCATCTCGATAGGGTTTTCACTTTCGATAAG GTTTTTGGTCCTTCAGCTCAACAAAAAGATCTTTACGAACAAGCCGTGATTCCAATAGTGAATGAAGTTCTAGAGGGCTTCAACTGTACAATATTTGCATATGGTCAAACCGGTACCGGGAAGACTTACACGATGGAAGGTGAATGCAAGAGGTCAAAG AGTGGGCCAAACGGAGAATTGCCCCCAGAAGCTGGGGTTATAACTAGGGCCGTAAAGCAGATATTTGATACTCTTGAGGGTCAGAATGCAGAATACAGTGTAAAAGTTACTTTCTTGGAACTGTACAATGAGGAGATCACTGACTTGCTTGCGCCTGAGGAACTTTCAAGAGTTGCTTCGGAGGATAAGACAAAAAAGCAGTTGCCTCTGATGGAGGATGGAAAAGGTGGAGTTCTTGTTAGAGGTCTGGAGGAGGAAATTGTGACTAGTGCGAGTGAGATTTTTACTCTTCTTGAAAGAGGGTCTGCAAAACGTCGCACAGCAGAAACTTTGCTAAACAAGCAGTCAAG TCGGTCacattctctcttttccattACAATACACATCAAGGAAGCAACACCAGAAGGTGAAGAACTAATTAAATGTGGCAAGCTTAATCTGGTTGATTTAGCTGGATCAGAAAATATATCTCGTTCTGGTGCTCGGGAG GGCCGTGCAAGAGAAGCTGGAGAAATCAACAAAAGTTTACTGACTCTAGGGAGAGTTATTAATGCGTTAGTAGAGCATCTTGGGCATATCCCGTACAG GGATAGCAAGCTTACACGGTTACTTCGTGATTCACTGGGAGGAAGAACAAAGACATGCATTATAGCCACAGTTTCACCTGCAGTGCACTGTTTGGAGGAAACCTTAAGTACACTGGATTACGCGCATAGggccaaaaatataaaaaataagccaGAG GTTAAccaaaaaatgatgaagtcaACTTTGATCAAGGATCTTTATGGTGAAATTGAACGCCTAAAGGCAG AGGTTTATGCTGCACGTGAAAAAAATGGTGTCTATATTCCAAAGGAGCGGTACCATCAGGAGGAGAGTGAGAAAAAG GCCATGGTAGATCAGATTGAGCAAATGGGGATTATGCTAGAAACCCATCAAAAG CAACTTGAGGAACTGCACGATAAACATAACTTCCAAATCCTGCAATGCTCCGATTTGAGTCATAAACTGGATGTCACTGAG AAAAACTTGAATCAAACCAGAAAATTGCTAGCCAACTCCGAGGAGGAACTTAAGAAATGCCAGTATGCTCTGACGGAGAAGAATTTTGTCATCTCTGAACAGAGAAAAGCAG AAAACGCACTGGCTCATCAAGCTTGTGTTTTACGATCTGATTTGGAGAAAGCTCTTCAAGATAATGCATCATTGTTTTCAAAAATTG GAAGAGAAGACAAACTTAATGCTGATAACAGATTGGTGGTGAACAATTTCCAAGATGAGCTTGCCCAACAAATTGGTTCGCTTTGCAACTTGGTGGAAACTTCATTGTCTGAGCAGAAAGAACACCTCCTGAGCGTTGAGAAACTTTCTCATTCTTTTACAGGCATACATGAGAAG GCTGTTGTGGATGTCAAGGAAAAAATTACGACTTTGAGGGCTTTGTATTTGTCTCATATTGAGGCAGTGCAAAACGTTGTGCGATTGCACAAGGCGGGTTCTAATGCTGGACTGGAGCAGATTTCTTCTCTGGCTGCTTCTAATGCTCATTCTATTGAAGAA CTTTTAGCGTCAGAGGCCTGTGAAGCGGCTTCAATATTTAATGATCTTCAGAGTACTCTATCCTCTCACCAAGGAGAAATGGCTGTGTTTGCAAGGGAACTGCGACAG AGATTCAATGTTAGTGTTGAGCAAACAAGGGACATTTCTGATTTCTCTCAAGGATTTCTTCAAAAGCTTCTGGAAGAATCAAAGAGGCTTGCAAATTATGCAGTGCAAGCTGATGAAATTCATGTGAGAAGCGTTGCAGAGTTTCAAAAGGCCTATGAG GAGCAGTCAAAATCTGAAGCAGACAAGCTTATAGCTGATGTGACCAGCCTGGTCACATATCACATTCAGCGTCAAAAGAAGCTG GTTGATACAAGGCTTGTAGATCTCAAAGAAAGTGCTATTGCAAACAAGGCGTTCTTGGATGGACACGTTTTATCGATGGAGGGTATTACAACAGATGCAAAAAGAAAGTGGCAAACATTTTCTACACTAGCGGAAAATGATGCCAACGATAGTGCTGAATACTCTGCTGCTAAACATTGTCGTATGGAGGTACTCCTAAAGCAATG TGTAAATACTGCTGAGTCGGCTTTCGAGCACTCGAAAAGGACACACGTGTGTGTGAATGAGATGGGCAATAAACATGTTTCCGCAATGGTGTCACTTGTCAG GAGTGCTTCTGATAGCAATGAACAGCATGACGTTGAGATTAGTTCTGCACGGCTTGCGGCTGAGCAAGATGTGTCAAGGAATTGCGAGGAAACACTTCAGCATGTTGATA GTGTATCTGAGCAGGAGCAAAGCTCTATATCTGGAATTTTGGAGATTGTGAAAGCCCATCAAAATATCCTTCAAGTTTTCAGGGAGGATCACTCTGGCCAAGCAGCATGTATAGAAGAGAAGGCACAGAACACCTTCCAGCAGCGATATATG GATTATGAGCCTAGTGGCACAACGCCAACAAGATGTGAGCAAGAGGTCCCGAGTAAGGGGACCATTGAGTCACTCCGAGCCATGCCGATGGAAGCCCTCATCGAGGAATTCCGAGAAAATCATTCACATGTATCATTTGACGGGAAGGAATCTAAACCTTCGCTTATACCACGCTCACCGCTCATCCAACTGAACTAA
- the LOC121266863 gene encoding beta-fructofuranosidase, insoluble isoenzyme 1-like — MDASKFLSCFLLVWFLCMVCNNGIVKASHKVHPELQSMPAAMVKQLHRTGFHFQPPRHWINDPNGPMYFKGIYHLFYQYNPKGAVWGNIVWAHSVSKDLINWKPLDPAIYPSKPFDINGCWSGSATILPGEKPIILYTGIDPQNRQVQNQAVPANYSDPYLREWVKPDNNPIIVPVGGMNASAFRDPTTAWWSNGHWKLVVGSKRKHRGMAYLYRSRDFVHWVKAQHPLHSSANTGMWECPDFYPVSSSGKSGLETSVLGQKVKHVLKVSLDLTRYEYYTLGTYNPRSDRYVPDNTSVDGWSGLRYDYGNFYASKTFFDAGKNRRILWGWANESDTANNDTSKGWAGIQLIPRTVWLDTSGKQLLQWPIKELETLRGKKVQISNQQIKQGDHFEIKGITAAQADVDVTFRLSSLDTAEQFDPSWVDAQALCGQKGSTVQGGIGPFGLLTLASENLEEYTPVFFRVFKATEGHVVLMCSDARSSSLRRELYRPPFAGFVNVDLADGKLSLRSLIDHSVVESYGAGGKTCITSRVYPTLAVFQDAHLYAFNNGSETVIIENLKAWSMKSAQIS; from the exons ATGGACGCCTCAAAGTTTCTTTCGTGttttttattagtttggtttCTTTGTATGGTTTGCAACAATGGTATTGTCAAAGCGTCTCACAAGGTTCACCCAGAGTTGCAGTCTATGCCTGCCGCTATGGTGAAACAACTTCATAGAACTGGGTTCCATTTTCAGCCTCCTAGGCATTGGATTAATG ATCCAAATG GACCCATGTACTTCAAAGGAATCTACCATCTTTTCTACCAGTACAACCCAAAAGGTGCAGTGTGGGGCAACATTGTGTGGGCCCATTCAGTATCAAAGGATCTGATCAACTGGAAGCCCTTAGATCCAGCCATCTACCCCAGCAAGCCGTTCGATATAAATGGGTGTTGGTCTGGGTCTGCCACAATTCTCCCAGGAGAGAAGCCCATTATTCTCTACACTGGAATTGACCCTCAGAACCGTCAGGTCCAAAACCAAGCCGTTCCAGCAAACTACTCCGACCCATATCTCCGTGAATGGGTAAAGCCCGATAACAACCCCATAATTGTTCCCGTTGGGGGAATGAACGCGAGCGCTTTCCGTGACCCAACAACAGCATGGTGGAGCAATGGTCATTGGAAGCTTGTCGTAGGCAGCAAGAGGAAGCATAGAGGGATGGCATATTTGTATAGGAGTAGGGACTTTGTGCATTGGGTTAAGGCTCAGCACCCTCTGCATTCATCGGCCAATACGGGTATGTGGGAATGCCCGGATTTTTATCCGGTCTCTTCGTCTGGGAAAAGTGGGTTGGAAACATCAGTTCTTGGGCAAAAAGTAAAGCATGTGTTGAAGGTGAGTCTTGATCTTACCAGGTACGAGTACTATACACTTGGAACATACAATCCTCGATCTGATAGGTATGTACCTGATAACACATCTGTCGATGGATGGAGTGGTCTAAGATATGACTACGGAAACTTTTATGCCTCAAAGACCTTCTTTGATGCCGGGAAGAACCGAAGGATTTTGTGGGGTTGGGCTAATGAATCGGATACGGCTAATAACGATACTTCTAAAGGGTGGGCTGGGATTCAG CTTATTCCGAGGACGGTGTGGCTTGACACTTCTGGGAAGCAATTGTTACAATGGCCTATTAAAGAATTGGAAACTCTTAGAGGGAAGAAAGTTCAGATAAGCAATCAACAGATCAAACAGGGAGATCACTTTGAGATCAAAGGAATTACTGCTGCTCAG GCCGATGTTGATGTAACCTTCCGGCTGTCAAGCTTGGATACGGCCGAGCAATTTGATCCTAGCTGGGTTGACGCACAAGCACTATGTGGCCAAAAGGGCTCAACAGTTCAAGGCGGGATTGGTCCATTTGGGTTGTTGACACTAGCTTCAGAAAATCTAGAAGAATATACTCCTGTCTTCTTTAGAGTTTTCAAAGCTACAGAGGGGCATGTAGTTCTCATGTGCTCTGATGCAAGAAG ttcCTCTTTGAGACGTGAGCTATATCGACCACCATTTGCAGGCTTCGTAAACGTGGATTTAGCAGACGGGAAGCTTTCTCTTAGGAGTTTG ATTGATCATTCCGTCGTGGAAAGTTATGGAGCAGGAGGGAAAACGTGCATCACATCAAGGGTTTATCCCACACTTGCTGTCTTCCAAGACGCTCACTTGTACGCATTTAACAACGGGTCAGAGACTGTTATCATAGAGAATCTAAAGGCATGGAGCATGAAAAGCGCTCAAATTAGCTAA
- the LOC121268439 gene encoding 1-aminocyclopropane-1-carboxylate oxidase homolog 4-like, whose amino-acid sequence MATMATATSSYDRMKEVKEFDESKIGVKGLSDSGITSIPRFFIHPPETLSDLKSSSTFTNIPIIDLAEVSSSALRPKIIQQAKDAARTWGFFQVINHGVPLSVLDETINAIKAFHDQPHEVKAKFYKREEGQGVMYASNNDLYRAKAAAWHDSLQAWMGVRKAKVEDIPEICRKEVVAWDKSATEVAETVMELLSEGLGLEAGKFKELTFSDQRAFVGHCYPYCPQPELTVGITPHSDPGVVTVLLRNHVPGLQVKHGEEWVDVKPVPGGLIVNVGDFLQIISNGEYQSVQHRVLANSCKEARISIVIFYNLNKWKGDGYYGPLPELLSPEKPAIYRNFTMQEFHDNFYSKAIDNKSLIQKLEIQN is encoded by the exons ATGGCAACCATGGCTACTGCAACCTCCAGCTACGACCGTATGAAGGAAGTGAAggaatttgatgagtccaagATTGGGGTGAAGGGCCTTTCCGATTCAGGCATCACTTCCATCCCTCGGTTCTTCATACACCCTCCCGAAACCCTCTCCGACCTCAAATCTTCCTCCACGTTCACCAACATCCCCATCATCGACCTTGCCGAAGTGAGCTCCAGCGCTCTCCGACCGAAAATCATCCAACAAGCCAAAGACGCCGCCAGAACCTGGGGTTTCTTCCAGGTGATCAACCATGGAGTGCCTTTGTCGGTGCTGGACGAGACCATCAACGCCATAAAAGCGTTCCACGACCAACCCCACGAGGTCAAGGCCAAGTTCTACAAACGAGAGGAAGGCCAGGGGGTGATGTACGCGAGCAACAACGACTTGTACAGGGCCAAGGCCGCTGCCTGGCACGACTCGTTGCAAGCGTGGATGGGGGTGAGGAAGGCAAAGGTGGAGGATATACCAGAGATCTGTAGAAAGGAGGTTGTAGCATGGGATAAGAGTGCAACAGAGGTGGCGGAGACTGTGATGGAGTTACTGTCTGAAGGGTTGGGATTGGAGGCTGGGAAGTTCAAGGAGTTGACGTTTTCGGATCAGAGGGCTTTTGTGGGACATTGTTATCCGTACTGCCCACAACCGGAGCTGACGGTAGGGATAACGCCGCATTCGGATCCGGGGGTGGTGACGGTTCTGTTGCGGAACCATGTTCCTGGGTTGCAAGTGAAGCATGGTGAGGAGTGGGTGGACGTCAAGCCTGTGCCTGGAGGTTTGATTGTTAACGTTGGAGACTTTCTTCAG ATAATCTCTAATGGAGAGTACCAAAGTGTACAGCATAGAGTGCTGGCTAATTCGTGTAAGGAAGCAAGAATCTCAATCGTCATTTTCTACAACCTGAATAAATGGAAGGGAGATGGCTATTATGGACCTCTACCGGAGCTGCTGTCACCGGAAAAGCCAGCTATATATCGGAACTTCACGATGCAGGAATTCCACGACAACTTTTATAGCAAGGCCATTGATAACAAGTCTCTGATACAGAAACTTGAAATTCAGAACTAG